Part of the Kitasatospora sp. NBC_00374 genome is shown below.
CGAAGTCGGTGGAGACGAGCAGCGCCGCGAGGCCGGCGGCCAGCGCCTCGTCGAGCAGCCGGTAGATCTCGGCTTTGGCGCCGACGTCCACGCTGGCGGTCGGCTCCTCGAGGATCAACAGCCGCCGCTCCACCCCGAGCCACCGGCCGATCATGACCTTCTGCTGATTCCCGCCGGACAGGGTGGCGATCGGCGCCTCGCTGTCGCGGGGGTGCACCGAGAACCGCTCGATCAGGGCGGTGGCCTCGGTGCGCTCGCGTCGAGGGCTGATCCAGTGCAGCGCCGGCAGACCGCCTGCCCTGGGGTTGGCCAGGAAGTTCTCACGTACCGTCAGTTCCTGGGCGCAGCCCTCATCCTGACGATTTCCGGTCACGAGACCGACGCCCGAGGCGACCGCCGAGGCGACCGTGTGCGGGGTGTACGGCCGGCCGTGGAGCAGGGCCCGCCCGGCGAGGATCGGCCGGGAGCCGGCGAGCGCGCGGCCCAGGTCGAGGTGGCCTGCGCCGGTGAGGCCCACCATGGCGAGGATCTCGCCGGCCTGCAGCTCCAGGCTCACCGGTCCGGCGTTCTCGGCCCGAACGCCGTCGAGGCTCAGCACGGCCGGCCCGTCGGCGGGGCTGGCGGGCCGCCGTCCGTTCGGGCGACCGGTCGGTTCGCGGCCCGCGATGTCGCGCACCAGGTCCCCGGGGCTGTGGCCGGCGAGCGGGCCGGAGCTGGAGAGGCGGCCGTCGCGCAGGACGGCGAAGGTGTCGGCGACCTCGTACACCTCGTCGAGTCGGTGGGTGACGTAGACGATGCCGTGCCCTCGGCCGCGCAGGGTGTGCAGCACGTCGAAGAGCCGGGCGCAGTCCGCTGCGGGGAGGCTGGCGGTCGGCTCGTCCAGGACGATGAGCTCCGCCCGCGTCGCGGTGGCGCGGGCGATGGCGACCAGCGAGCGCTCGGCGGGGGCGAGGTCGGCGATTCGCGTATCGGCGTCAAGATGTCCGGCGACCGTCCTGAGAGCCTCGGCGCAGCGCTCCCGGGCCTGCCGCCAGGAGATCAGCCCGCGACGGCGCGGGTAACCGGTGACCAGTGCGATGTTCTCAGCGACCGTCATCCACTCGACGAGACCGAGATCCTGATGGATGAAGGACATGCCCCGGGAGGCGGCGTCGGTGCCGAGCGGGTGCCCGGCCACCGTCACCTCACCCTCGTCTGCGTGGTAGATCCCGGCGAGTGTCTTGATGAGGGTGGACTTTCCGGCGCCGTTCGGACCGAGAAGGGCCAGGATGCTGCCGCTGTGGATGTCGAGGTCGACACCGGCCAGCGCGAGAGTGCCGCCGAACCGCTTGCTCAGACCGCGGATGCGGACGAGCGGGCGCGCTGGTGAGCCCACTGACGTGTCGGGAGCGTCATGCATGGACCTCTCCAGGGATTGGCCACCGAGTCCTTCCCGACCTGCGGGGGGAGCACTACTGGGCGCCCGGCGGTGCGATTTCTCCGCATTGCGCCTTCTCGCGGTGCACCGTTCGTACCATCCGAGCCGGGCCGCCGCATTTCTGACACGCTACGGCCCTTTGATTCTCGAAAGGTGAGGTATTAGATGGCAGGAATATCCTCCAGATAACTCCCGGATATGCCGGTGACACGGTCAGGCGCCTCCAGGGCGCACTCGGCCCAGATGGCCTTGCCGCGGGCGTTGTAGCGCGTGCCCCAGGCCTGGGCGAGCTGCGCGACGAGGAACAGGCCGCGGCCACCCTCGTCGGTGGTGGCCGCGTGGCGCAGGTGCGGGGCGGTGCTGCTGGCGTCGGAGACCTCGCAGATCAGGGTGCGATCGTGGATCAGGCGTACCTGGATGGGCTCGGTGCCGTAGCGGATGGCGTTGGTGACCAGTTCGCTGAGCACCAGTTCGGTGGCGAACGCGACCTCGTCCAGCCCCCAGTCGCTCAGCTTTCGGGAGGCGGCGGCGCGCACGTCGGAGACGCGGGCCGGGTCGGCGGGCAGGTCCCAGGTGGCGATCCGGTGGGGGTGCAGGGCGTGGGTGCGGGCGACGAGCAGCGTGACGTCGTCGACGGGGTGGTCGGGCACCACGGCGTCCATGACCGCGCGGCAGGTGTCCTCGGGCGAGCGGTCCGGGTGGGCCAGGCTGCGGCACAGCTGATCGAGGGCCGTGTCGATGTCGCGCTCGCGGTCCTCGATGAGACCGTCGGAGTAGAGGACCAGCTGGCTGCCCTCGGGAAGGTGGAGCTCGGCGGTTTCGAAGGGGAGGCCGCCCAGGCCGAGCGGGGGCCCGGCGGGCAGGTCGGCGAGGGCAGCCGTGCCGTCGGGGCGGACCACAGCGGGCGGGGGGTGGCCGGCGCGGGCCACTGTGCAGCGCTGCGAGGTCGGGTCGTAGACGGCGTACAGGCAGGTGGCGCCGATGATGCCGGTGCTGCCGGCGACGGGCCCCTCGCTGCTCTCCTCCGCGTCGAGGCGCCCCACGAGATTGTCCAGGTGGGTGAGGAGTTCGTCGGGGGAGAGGTCCAGTTCGGAGAAGTTGTGTACGGCGGTGCGCAGGCGGCCCATGGTGGCGGCGGCGTGCAGTCCGTGGCCGACGACATCGCCGACGACCAGGGCGACGCGGGCGCCGGACAGGGGGATGACGTCGAACCAGTCTCCGCCCACGCCGGACTCGGCGGGCAGATAGCGGTGGGCGACCTCGACGGCGTTCTGCTCGGGCAGGCCGCGCGGGAGCAGGCTGCGCTGCAGAGCCAGGACCATGGCGTGTTCGCGGGTGTACCGGCGGGCGTTGTCGATGCAGATGGCGGCGCGGGTGGCGAGCTCCTGGGCCAGCGAGCGGTCGTCGTCCCCGAAGGGGGCGGGGTCCTGCGAGCGGTAGAAGCTGGCGATGCCCAGCACGACGCCGCGCGCGAGCAGGGGGACCGTGATGAGGGAGTGGAGGTCGTGCGCGAGGAGGCGCTCGGTGTGCTCGGGGTCCTGGGAAAGCCAGCCGGCGGCCGTCCTCAGGTCGGGTTCCAGCACCGCCCGCCCGCTGGCCAGGCACCGGAGATGGGGCGTGGTGGGGCGAAGGTCGACCCGCTCGCCGACCGGGTAGAAGGGGTATTCGTCGCGGATACCGTGGACCACCGTGCGGTACAGGTCGTTGCGGGGGTCGGCGGACTCCTCGCCGCGCAGTACGGCCTCGGGCAGGTCGATGGTGACGAAGTCGGCCAGGCGCGGGACGGCCATCTCGGCGAGTTCCTCGGCGGTACGGGTCACGTCCAGGGTGGTGCCGATGCGGGTGCTGGCCTCGGACAGCAGGTCCAGACGGCGGCGTGCCGCGACGGCGTACTTCCCCACTCCCGGTTCGCCCACGAGCAGGAGCCCGGTGGCCACGCCGCCCGCGGTGTCACCGGTGGTGCCGGATGCGCCGGACGGGCCGGTCGTCGTGGCGAATGGACCGGGAACGGCGCCAGGAAGGTGCCGGGGCGGCGTGCCGGCGGAGGTGGTCGAATGCACCGCGAGCCCGAGCGGCGCGCCGACGTGAGCGGGGGCGGCGAGTTGCTGCGGCGAGTCGCCGTGGAGGACCGCCTCGATGGCGACGCCTTCGACCCCGGACGTACTCGTCACCGGACGGCTCAGGAGGGTGACCCGTCGGCCGCGGGACAGGGTCACCTCGACGGCGGCCCGCTGAGCCGAGGAGATCAGCTCGACGGCCTGCTCCGCGAGGATCATCTGATCACTCCGGTCCAGGTCGCTCTGGGCCATCTCGCCCACCGCGATCAGCCGCCCGTTCCCGGTCGCGTCCCCGGTCCGCACGTGGTGTCCGGCATCGAGATAGGCGTGCAGCAAGGAGCGCTCGCGCGCCGAGCTCTGCTCCAGCAGCCGGCGTTCGATGGCAGCGGCCGCCCTGCATATCACGGCGTCCAGCGCAGGGTCCGCGTCGGTGCGCGGAAAGCCGAAGCAGAGGACGCCCTCGATGCGCCCGCTGAGCGGGTCGCGAACGGGAATCGCCGCGCAGGCGCTCGACTGGGAGCGCTCGGCGAAGTGTTCGGCTCCGTAGACGTGACAGAGCTGCCTGTCCGCAAGTGCGAGACCGATACCGTTCGTCCCACCGAACTGCTCGGCGAACACGAAGCCCGGGACGCTCTGGATCGCGGGGAGTCGCTTCACCATGGACATCTCGCCGAAACGACGTTGAAGAACTGTCCCGCACCCGTCGGCGAGGGCCACGTTCATCCGACTGCCCGCGAACCTGGATTCCAGCCGGTCCAGCACGGGTCCGGCAGCCCGGACGAGACGGCCGTCCAGATCCAGATCGTGCCGATACGGGAGGTCGGCCTGGTCCGGTGAGAGCCCCAGCGACCGACAGCGCTGCCACGAGCTCAAGATCGGACCTCTCGCCCCTCCCTCGGCCGATCCGCCCCCGAGGAACCGCTCACGAGCCCGTGCGGGGCCCACGCCCTCCCCATCGGAACCTGCCAGGATGGCCACGGCACACACCTCGATGATTTGCACCCTTTGGGGCAATATTAGGACTTTGTCCATAGTCGGGCGCCTGTCATCCGGTCCCACAGATCGCCGCGGCCGTCCGGCCTCGCGTCCGAGCGGCGCCGGCACCGCTCCTCGCGGAGCGGACGTCCAGGCCTACCGCCTCGGGTGCCGACGCCTCTCGGCTCCCGTCCACCCACTGCGGTGGCAGCACCCCGATCGCCACCGCATCATCGACTGTGCGGGGGAAGCGGGGGCGAGGAGCGCGATGAGTGGTTCTGCCTTCCCACCCGAGCGGCGTGCCGCGGGCCGCACGTCGCCCGCAGGCGGACCGGCGATGACCCACGACGAGTTCGACGCACTCTTCGATCGGCTGCGCCGCGACCGTCTCCCCGCTCCGGTCGAAACGACACGGCGTGTGGCAGCTGCGGGCTTGGTGCGTACCGGTGAGGTCGTCGCCATGGGGCGGCCGTGGGACAGCGTTCCAGGGCCCGACAACCCCAAGCCGGCGCTGCACCAGATGACCGAACTGGCGGACGTCACGGCGCCGGAACCGACCGTACACAAGGACTTCATCGCCTCCGACTACCACGGCAAGGCGCAGACGCACCTGGACGCGCTCTGTCACGTCGCGTACCGCGGACTGCTCTTCGCGGGAGTGCGGGCGCGGAAGGTCCTCTCGTCGCAAGGTGCCTCCTACGGTGCGGTGACCGACCTGCTGCCCGGGCTGGTGGGGCGTGGTGTCCTGCTGGATGTGGCACGCCTGCGCGGCCGTGACTGGCTGGAGCCGGGGGACGCGGTCGGCGGCCCGGAGCTGCTCCGCTGCGCCGAGGAACAGGGCAGCTGGCTCAGGTGCGGGGACGTGCTCCTCGTCCGCACGGGCCACCTTGCCAGACGGCGGCGGCTGGGCGCGTGGGACGCGGACGACCTCAGCGCGGGACTTCATCCCAGCGCGATGTGCGTTCTGAACACGTCGCAGGCCTCTGCGCTGGGCGGCGACGGAGACAGCGACGTGCGTCCGAGCCCCGTCCATGGCGTCCACTCGCCGATCCACGTGCTGGCCATCACCGCCATGGGGCTGCCTCTGATCGACAACATGGACCTGGAGGCCCTGGCCGAGACGTGCGCGCGCACCTCTCGGTGGGAGTTCCTCTTCGTCACGGCGCCCCTGAACATCCCTCGGGGCACCGGTTCCCCGGTCAACCCGCTTGCGGTCTTCTGAGCCCGGACCACCCCGGTTGCCGGTGGTTCTGTATACGTATGCAGAGTGTGGCATACTTAAACGCATGCAGAACTCTACCGAGATGCATCAGAACGAGACCCGCGGAGCCCACCCCTACGCTCCTGCCCGGGCCCCCCGTGCGAACGTCGTTGCCGCTCGCGGCTGCCAGGAGTGCCGCGCCTGGGGCACCGTCGTCACGATCGAGGGCCGCCTCGAACTCTGCCCGGCCTGCCAGGTCCCCGGATGAAGCCGCGCCGTCGCGTCTGTGGGCCGTCGGGCAGCCGTCCGGCGGCTCAGCGGCAGTCGAACCTGCTCTCGGCCTCCAGCGTCGCCTTGGTGTGCGGGCCGTAGACGCCCAGCGCGCCGTCGTTGACCTTGCGCGCGGTCTGGTACCTGATGATCAGATCCCTGGTCGCGGGGTCGAAGCTGTCGGTACTGGTCACGTCGACGCAGCCGATGCGCTGCAGCAGCTTCTTCATCCGCTGCACGGCGGGGCCGCGGGTGCCCGGTTGCAGGAGGGTCGGCGGAGGGCTGGTGACCGGGGTGGGCGAGGTCGAGGGCGGGGGCGGTTCGGTCTGGGTGGGGCTCGCGGGCGCCGGATCGGTGGCCGGGGGCGGGCTCGGGTCGAGGGTCGGTTCGGTGGGGGAGCTGTCGGTCGGTCCGATGGCCGGCGAACCGGTCGGCGCCGGCCTGGCCGGCTTCCCGGAGGGGGATCTCTGCGGGGTCGGTGCGGTCGGCGGGGCCGGGGAGGCGGTCGGCGCCGCATCCAGGCGTTCGACGGGCGGCGCGGGAAGTGCGCGGTCCACCTGGCCCTCGGGGGTGGCGGAGAGCGCGAACATCAGGCCGCCGCCCAGGACGGCGAGACCCGTGCTCGCCAGCAGGGCGCTGCGGCGGGCCCGCTGCAGCCGCGGGTGGCGGACCCGGCGGTGGCTGCCGCGGGTGCGGTGGGGCCGGAGGGTGAACGTGCCGAGGTCCGGTGCCCGGGTCGCGGTCGGGGCCGGGATCGGGGTCGGTGCCGGTGCCGGTGCGGCGGTGAACCGGGAGTGGGCCGTCGCCGACGGCGGGGTCGGGCGCGGGGTGGCTGGCGGTGCGACGTCGGTGCGGCCCAGGTTCTCGTGACAGGCGGTGGAGGCCCGGAGCGAGCCGCACGTCGGGCAGTACCGTCCCGGCATACGTTGACCTCCTCGATCGGCGGCGCGTGGACTCGTCGGTGCGGGGCGTGCGGGCCGCCGCCGGGGCGGGCCGGAAGGGGCGGGTGCGGACGGCCTCGGTGCTGCGACGGAGTGTCGCCGGTCGCTCACCTCGGCGCCAGCGGCGTCAGCGGGGCGTCGGGGGTGGAGCGGGCCGGGGTCGTGCGGACGTCACGGCGGGCGCACAGGTATGCCCTGTGCCCCGGACGTTGGCTGCTGGTGCGCGCTGATGCTACTCAGCGGCCTGAGGGGGGTCAATGCGGTGCGGGGCAGTCCGGAAGGGGGCGGCCCGAGCATGCCGGGGGAGGCGGCCCGTGGTGTTGACGTACCGTCAACAAGCCGTGGAGGGAGGCTCCGTGGCGACCGGTGCGGCGGTCATTCCCAGGGCCAGCCGGTGGCCCTGCCGGACTCCACGAAGGGGATCAGTCGGAAGGCGGCGTCGCTCAGGCCGCCGAAGGTGTGGCGGAGGGGGCCGGCGGGGGTGTGGCCGGTGCCGTAGCCGGCGAGGTTCCAGGTGTAGACGGGAATGTGGTCGGGAACGGCGCCGAACGGATCGTTGCCGGGGGTCGGGTACGCCTGCTCGTCGGTGATGACGACCAACCGGTCGTGCTCGCGGTAGTGCCGGGTGACCGCCGCGGCGGTCTCGGTACCGCCCATGTTGTGGAACCGGTCCACGGTGCGGAGCACCGACTCGCCGGGGGCGGCGTCGATGTGCAGGCTGCCGCTGCCGAACTCGACCAGGTCGGCCTGCTCGGCCCGGACCGCGAGTGCGGCGCCGAAGACGGCGGCGGCGTCCGCTCGGCTGAGCCGGGTGTGCTCGCTGGGAAGGTCGAACATCGAACCGGAGCGGTCCACCAGGACCAGGGTCCGGCCGGGCAGGGCGGGCACGTTGGCGAGGGAGTGCCCGAGGGCCGTCTCCAGCGCCTGCGCCCAGCGCGGGGAGGCGACGCTGCGGTGGGCGGCGAGGTAGCGGAACGGGAACTGGCGGGAGCGGGCGACCTCGGCCGGGTCGCTGATCCGGGCGGCGACCTCGGCGGCCGCCCGGTCGCCGACGCCGGCCAGGTCGAAGTTGCGCAGGTTGCGGACCAGCGCCATCGGCCCCATGGAAGGGATCACGGCCTCCCAGACCGCGGCGTCCAGCGGTCCCTGCAGCCACCCCGCCAGGGCCTCCCAGGTCATTCCGGCCTCCGCCAGCCGCTCGGCCCCGCCCGGTCCGGTCACCAGGGCGTAGCGGTCCTCGACCGGGACGGCCGTCAGCGCCTGGTGCGCGGTGAGCAGTGGCTCGCCGGCGGGAGGTACGGCGTGGTCCGGCCGGTGCCGGCGGTCGAGGGCGTACCGGAACAGTGCCCCCTGCCACGGCCGGTCGGGCGCCGGTGCGGGATGGGTCAACTCCAGGACGTCGCCGAAGCGGTAGCCCTTGGAGGGGGTGTCGTACTTGAGCAGTGCGCGGCCGGTGTACAGCCGCCGGACGGCGTCGGCGATCCCGCGCTTGACCGGCTGGGGCAGCCGACGGCCGTACCGGGCGGTCCAGTAGGCCAGGAACTCGCCCGGCTCGTCAGGGCGTTGCAGCACCGACGCGACGGCCTGCCGGGACAGCCCGCACGCTCCGGCGTCCAGCCGGGCCCGGGCGAACTCGGCCGCGCCGACCAGGGACGCGGTCCGCATCCCGCCCTCGGTGCGCAGCCAGCGGAGCAGACCCAGGGTCCACTGCGGTGCGCCGACCGCCAGTTCGCGCACCAGTCGGACGTAGCGTTCGTCGCGGGATCCGGTGCTCTCGTAGAAGCTGCGCTGTCCGACCAGGTGGGAGACGGCGAGCAGGAAGAGCTCGGCCTTCGGCTCCCGGACGTATCCGGCCCCGCCCGCCTGGTTGGTGATCAGCTGTGAGGCGGAGACCACGCGCCGGAACCGGTGCGGGGGCTGCGGTGTCCACCGTCCGTAGAGGGAGAGCGGCGAAGTCGCTCCGCCGGCGGTCAGGCCCGGTACTTCCGTCTGGATCTCTGCTCTGGTCTCGCCTTTGGTCCGTTGACGGTTGAACCGGGTCATGCAGAGGTCCCCCTGGTGGATGGCCGGAAAGCGGGCGCGGAGCCGGCGTCGAGGCCGGTCGGGGCGCGCGGAAGTGACGCCTCCCGAGATCGGGAAGTGGGAACCGGTGTGTTGTCAGGAAGTAACCGGGGCCCGGCGCATCGGGAGGCGTGCGACGGGACGTTACCCGCAACCGGCGGTCCCGGCACCTGAATTAACGCCGTCTCGGTGCGGTGGCGTTGCCCTCGGCGGGGGTGGTGGGCGACCGAGCCTTGTGGCGGAGTGAGGGTATGTATGAAGATCGTGTCGGCTCACCGCCATGATCCATCCTGCTCCGGGCTTCACCGGAATGCACACCACGGGGGTACAGATGTCCACACACGCACAGCGGCCGGGCGACGGCCGAGCGGACGGCGGCACCGGGCGCGGGCCCGGCCGCCGCGCACTGCTCGCGGGGCTCACCGGGGCGGGCGCCCTCGCGGGCAGCGTCGTCCTCGGTGGCGGCAGCGCCTCGGCGGCGACCACGGGCGTGGACGCGTACGTCGTCGACGTCGTCGCCAAGGGCGCCGACCCGACGGGCCAGACGCCGAGCGACACCGCGTTCCGGGCCGCCGCAGCGGAGCTCCTCGGCTCCTTCCAGCAGGGTCCCGTCTCGGGCGCCATCCCGAAGAAGGTGCTGCTCGTCCCGCCGGGCAACTACCTGCTGACGCAGCCGGATTCGCTGCTTCCGGGCGAGGACGGCGTCGGGCACGGCGGTATCGTCGACGGTATCTCGATCACCGGCTACGGCAAGCGGCTGTCCCGCATCACGTACGCGCCGACGGCCCGGAACACCACGCTGTGGACCAACCGTCAGCGGTACAAGAACATCCGCATCAGCGGCCTCACCTTCGAGAGCCAGGACGCCACCTCGACCTTCAACTACGCGTACTCCTCGGACGCCGGCGGCGTGCAGGACACCTGGTACACGGACGTCGAGTGGCGCGGTGCGTGGAAGGTCGGCATCGGCCTCGACGGCCCCGCCTCCACCTCCGACCTCAACAGCGAGATGGGCTGGGACCACTGCCAGATCGGCGGCTCCTACACGGACGCCTTCCTGGTGATCGGCATGACGCCGGCGGAGCCGCAGCAGGACCAGTTCCTGAACTACTGGTTCCGTGACTGCAAGGTGGAGTTCAAGTCCGGCTCGTTCGTGCGCAACGAGCGCGGCGGCTCGATGAACTTCGTCGGCGGCTCGTACATCCTCACCGACGCGGCCTCCACCGGGACCTTCTTCCAGCTCGGCTCCGCCGCGAGCGGCCGCGCCGACTCGACCATGCGCCTGTACGCACAGGGCATCCGCTTCGAGCTGCGCGGCGCGGGCCACAAGGTCATCGACTCGGGCTGGTACAAGGGCTCGATCACCTTCGTGTCCTGTGACGACACCGCGCTCTCCTTCCAGGCCTGGGGGGCGAACGCCGTCACCCACGCGTACCGCTTCGACGCCGTCAACCCCTCGCGCGGTCCGATGGTGCGCTACCAGGACTGCGCGCTCATGGGCTCCCACCAGGTGTCGGCGAGCACCGCCACCACGGCGGGCAAGCTGCTCTACGACGGTTGCCGCTTCAGCAGCGTGACCGCGGGGACCGGTGCCGCCGGCTTCCTCCGCTGGCCGGGCACCGCCCCCTGGTACGAGTTCCGCGACTGCCTGACCAAGGCCGGCAGGCTCGCCGACGCCAAGGTGTCCTGACCCCCGGGCGACGACAGCCGCGCCCGCCCACCCGGGCGGGCGCGGCACCCTCCCCGGCCCCGGCCGGTACTGGTGGAGACCGGCCCGCCCCCGTCATCATGAACGCTCGGGCACCATCCGGGGGAGGCCGACGTGGGTCACGAGGAACTGGTCACCGACGCGGTCCGGGCCCGCGCCGCCGCCGAATCCGCCGCCTGGCTGCGGGCCGGGCGGTCCACCGGGCGCTGCGACCGGCCGGCGGCCGAGGCGGCCGTCGCCGCCGTGTACCGGGCCCACGGCCTGGCCGTGCCGCGGACCGTCGTGTGGATGGACTCACCACTGGGCGGCGCACTGGCGTCCTGGGTGCTGCGGCACCGTCAGGAACACCGGCTCGACGGCACCCTGCTCACCGACACCGAGGCGGGGCCGCCCCTGCGCGTATCGGAGGAGTTCGCCCGGCGGGCGGAGGAGCGGATCCGCGAGCAGCTCCCGGCCGGCGGAGCCGGGCGGCGAGCGGCCGACGGTGCGGTACGACGGCGGCTGGCCGGTACGTTCCTGGACACCGCAGGGGCGAAGCGGCTGCTGGTGCAGGCCCTCGGCGAGCCGCTGTACGAACCGCTCGACTTCGACTGGGCCGAGGCGGAGCCCGGCGCCTTCGAGCTGGAGCAGGCGATGGGGGAGCTCCTCCACCCCTTGACCAACCATGAACTGGTGGCCTTCTGCCTGCTGGTGTACCGGCACCTGCAGGGCAGGGTCGCGGGCCTCGTCCCCGACCACGTCGCGCGACCGGCCCGGGTGATGGACGTGGTGACCCCGCCACCGCCGCCGAGCCGGGAGGCGATCTGGTTCCAGGACCGCTTCGGCGGCTTCCTGGAGCCCTGGGCGGACCCGGCGCGGCTGATCCACTGGCGCTGCCTGCTGGGTGCCGCCGGGCTGCCGACGGTACCCGCACTGGAGGCGGTCCAGGCGGCGCTGTACCGGGTCGGCTGGTGGTGGCCCCTGGACGACGCCGTCGTGCTGACCGAGCGGCCCGTCACCCTGCACCACACGCCGGCGCCGCCCGGCGACATCCACCCGTCGGGCGTGCTGATCGGCTACGCGGACGGCTACCGGGTCGAGCAGCAGGACGCGCCCCGGGACGGGGCCGGCGGGTGAGGCCGGAGCCCCACGGCCCCAGGGCGAGCCGGGTCAGCCGCCCGAGCGCATGCACTCCTCGTTGCCGCCGCCGCTGCGGCACACACCGGCGCCGGGAACGGCCGGCTCGGAGGAGACCCCGGGAGTGGGGGCCGGCTGCCGGGCCTGGATGTTGGGGAAGGCGACGGCCAGCGCCAGGAAGCCCACCAGGATCGCGACCAGCGCCTGGCTGACCGCGGTGACCGGGCGGCTCGCCCGCCGCAGCAGGTTGAAGGCCACCAGCGCGGCGGCCGCCGCGACCAGGCCGAGGACGAGGGCGTGGCCGACCGGCGGGGGCGCGGGCTCCGACGCCTCGGGCTGCGCCGCCCACTGCGTCAGGACGGCCGAGACGCCGACGGCAGCCACGACCAGCGCCTCCGGCAGCAGGACGGCACAGGCCAGCAGGAGGTCGACGAGCACGGAACCCGAGGTCGAACGCCGCCGCTCGGGAGTGGAAACCGGTGTCATGGCCGACAGTCTTGCCGATCTTGGTCGGCGGACGCCTGAGTACGCGTACTCAGCGCCCACGGCGGATCGGCTCAGGCCGCCCCGGCGGGCCGCGGAGCGCTCACCGTTTGGCGCCGACGACCACCACCTCGCGGCCGGACTGCCCGCAGGCCGAGCAGTGCCAGGCCATCGTCTCCTGGAAGTGCAGGTGGAACGTCGGGTCCGGGCGCTCGGCGGTGGGTGCGGTGGTGGTTTCGATCGTCCGCCAGTCGCTCCACACGACCTTCTCGGGGTCCTTGCTGCGGCATCCCGGGCAGGGCCACCATCTCTGTGTCGCATCCATGATTCAATCGTCCGCCCGACGGCGCCGCGACGCGCGCCGGCCGAGCCCGGAGCCCGCGGGCTCAGAACGGCTCGGACCCGTTGCCCTTGATCTCCATCTGCAGGGCTCCGGCGGCGTGGCCGGTCGTGACGAAGTCGGCTTCCCTGCCCTCCGGGAGGCGCAGCTTTCCCCAGCGGTTCCCGGGGACCTGCCAGAAGTCGGTGTCCGGGTCGGCGTGACCGCTGGTCTTGGGGTCCGCCCGGATGGTGCCCCGCCAGCTGGCGAGGCCGTCGGCGGGGTGTTCGGCGTGCAGGTCGGCCTCGACGGAGATCGCCACACCACTGGCGATGACGGTCGCCGTCCCGTGGTAGCTGCTCATGGCTTCAGGCTAGGTCGGCGGGCGCGGGTCGGCCACGCCGGACGGCCCAACTCCGGCGGGCCGTGGCCGCTGCCGGTGCCGGCCGGGCGGTGGAGCGGCTCGCCCGACCCGGTGCTCGCCGGGGCTGCCGCCGAACTGCCCGCCGACGCGCTCGCCGCCGACCTGCGGGCCGTTCCGCTCGGCAGCGAGGTGTGCTTCTTCCGCGTGCCCGAGTGGGGCTACCGCACCCGCGCGGACCGCCTGCCCCGGGGCAGGCGGTCCGCGCGGGTGCCGGCACGGTTCAGCGCGTCGGGCGCGGGATCGCGGCGGTCGGGTCGCCGAGGATCACCGTCGCGGCCCGGTCGTATGCGGTGACCTTGCTGTACAGCGCCAGGTCGAGCGCGGCGCGGGCGGCCTCCCGGACGCTGGTGCCGTAGCGGCCGACCTCGCGGGTGTACCGGAGCAGCAGGCTGCCGATCGGGTCGAAGTACGGGGCCATCGCCAGCCCGACCGGCCGCCCGTTGCAGAGCCGGTCGCGCAGCGCCGTGCCGATGGCGCCGGTGAGTTCCTGGCGGTTGGGGGGGAACGACATCGTCCAGTTGAAGGTCGGTTCGACCTGGCCGACGAAGGCGCGCAGCGGTCTGGCCGCGCCGAGTAGCGCGCGGGGGAGCGGCGCGACGCCCGCGCCGATGCCGGCGACGCCGTCGAGCACCCGGCCCACCGGCGAGTCGGCCTCGAACAGCCCGTGGTACGCGCTGGGGCTGTCCGAGCCGGCCGAGCAGCAGGCCCGGGCGAACCAGATCGCGCCGTCCGGCTGCCAACGGGCCAGCAGATCGTCCGGGGTCACCGGCGCCCGGTCCTGGCCGACGAGCAGGCCCAGGCCGGCGCGCAGCCGGTCCGGGTCGTCCAGCGGCCC
Proteins encoded:
- a CDS encoding TROVE domain-containing protein — its product is MTRFNRQRTKGETRAEIQTEVPGLTAGGATSPLSLYGRWTPQPPHRFRRVVSASQLITNQAGGAGYVREPKAELFLLAVSHLVGQRSFYESTGSRDERYVRLVRELAVGAPQWTLGLLRWLRTEGGMRTASLVGAAEFARARLDAGACGLSRQAVASVLQRPDEPGEFLAYWTARYGRRLPQPVKRGIADAVRRLYTGRALLKYDTPSKGYRFGDVLELTHPAPAPDRPWQGALFRYALDRRHRPDHAVPPAGEPLLTAHQALTAVPVEDRYALVTGPGGAERLAEAGMTWEALAGWLQGPLDAAVWEAVIPSMGPMALVRNLRNFDLAGVGDRAAAEVAARISDPAEVARSRQFPFRYLAAHRSVASPRWAQALETALGHSLANVPALPGRTLVLVDRSGSMFDLPSEHTRLSRADAAAVFGAALAVRAEQADLVEFGSGSLHIDAAPGESVLRTVDRFHNMGGTETAAAVTRHYREHDRLVVITDEQAYPTPGNDPFGAVPDHIPVYTWNLAGYGTGHTPAGPLRHTFGGLSDAAFRLIPFVESGRATGWPWE
- a CDS encoding DUF6745 domain-containing protein; translated protein: MGHEELVTDAVRARAAAESAAWLRAGRSTGRCDRPAAEAAVAAVYRAHGLAVPRTVVWMDSPLGGALASWVLRHRQEHRLDGTLLTDTEAGPPLRVSEEFARRAEERIREQLPAGGAGRRAADGAVRRRLAGTFLDTAGAKRLLVQALGEPLYEPLDFDWAEAEPGAFELEQAMGELLHPLTNHELVAFCLLVYRHLQGRVAGLVPDHVARPARVMDVVTPPPPPSREAIWFQDRFGGFLEPWADPARLIHWRCLLGAAGLPTVPALEAVQAALYRVGWWWPLDDAVVLTERPVTLHHTPAPPGDIHPSGVLIGYADGYRVEQQDAPRDGAGG
- a CDS encoding DUF6234 family protein, whose protein sequence is MTPVSTPERRRSTSGSVLVDLLLACAVLLPEALVVAAVGVSAVLTQWAAQPEASEPAPPPVGHALVLGLVAAAAALVAFNLLRRASRPVTAVSQALVAILVGFLALAVAFPNIQARQPAPTPGVSSEPAVPGAGVCRSGGGNEECMRSGG
- a CDS encoding DUF4873 domain-containing protein → MSSYHGTATVIASGVAISVEADLHAEHPADGLASWRGTIRADPKTSGHADPDTDFWQVPGNRWGKLRLPEGREADFVTTGHAAGALQMEIKGNGSEPF